Proteins encoded by one window of Pristiophorus japonicus isolate sPriJap1 chromosome 17, sPriJap1.hap1, whole genome shotgun sequence:
- the g0s2 gene encoding G0/G1 switch protein 2 has translation METVSELIPFAREMLSQRPNRKMVKIYVLGTVLAFFGVVIGLVETVCYPFGSSESESEERPPEDTLPLELRKQQRKRLEKQETAARIGVHRKHAS, from the coding sequence ATGGAAACCGTGAGCGAGTTGATCCCGTTCGCCAGGGAAATGCTGAGCCAGAGACCCAACAGGAAGATGGTGAAGATTTATGTGTTGGGCACGGTGCTGGCGTTTTTCGGCGTGGTCATTGGCCTGGTGGAGACGGTGTGCTACCCGTTCGGgtcgagtgagagcgagagcgaggagcggcCACCGGAGGACACGCTGCCCCTAGAACTGCGCAAGCAGCAGCGAAAGCGGCTGGAAAAGCAAGAGACGGCGGCCAGGATCGGGGTGCACAGGAAGCACGCATCCTGA